aataaaaattatggtcatacatattttgttaagaaGAATTGACCATCTAAAAATacagttaaccaattagattctaacgtACTTCACTGGTTATATTGATTCACGTAAGTCAATATTTgattacgtccttaagatttCCAGTAAGTTGTATTGTGGAGAATCTTGATtattatttccactatagaagtcagattcatttattgttttgaggatacatctcgatgatgtattatagagtttcatagtaggccaaGAGTttagaattacagtttcattaggccattaagaaaattttgcaacaaaatcagctacaatatttatggctaacaACTATAAGGGTACTGGTCAAAGCTAGCATattaacattaagtatttagccataaaaagacatgataagtggtcattaatcacgcaaaccgAATTGGGTAATCgcatatccttgactaaaggcatgccgcaacacaaattcaaggatcataaagtaaatatgggattcagttaccccatatttagtttttatttgtacaactaAAAAGTAtacaatgaaactctaatttagatattttctcatatttatgtgaaCCTTAATTTCGTCTGAGCAAATTATCATAAGAGGACCAGAATAAACATAAGGCTTAGGGTTTAttcgcttaagtacattgccacattaagtacattgttatataataaatatatcgtaatacatggaagataatactcaacttataatgaggacatatCGCTATGattcatatgttatataatgaggaacgtttcagtttgaatgttttagtttaaaatgctgaccaagtgggagaatattagaatatttctaattaaagaataaataaagaattgattttgtgataatgaatattttatattcattgaatctggacataattaattacgtaatattctaatATTGCTCAGATTtcaatattcattacctgatttgatttcctgaattaattgtcaaaatattctgacaattaatgtggcgcagatactgatagAGTATcttacctataaatatagggtctcggtccccgagctcctcactcattctgatcATAACAGtgaaattccatctaaagagagttgagataGCGAGGAAGCTCGATTATCCACATCAAccagtttcctttgcagatcaaagcttgtgtgggtttgaagctcaaaagTTAATGGcaggaggtatttcgatcctataGTTATATAGTGTATGTATTCATTCATTCCGCatgttatatacacatacatatatttcattttatacatataaatgtccaacaagaatatgtaattattttctgtTTATAGATTTTTAATGGGCATATttgtcttttctatttttaattaataaaagggAAATTAcgccatatactattttttaactttttttttttcaaatttacgatttaggtttttaaagtggttgcagcgctagttgtaataggggtttctgtacgattttttttgttgcaatttaggttgcagtgctagttgcaataggagtttctttgtagaattccgtaaaaatgcaaaaaaaaaattataatgaaGACATATCGCTATGattcatatgttatataaaggaacgtttgggtttgaatgttttagtttaaaatgttgaccaagtgggagaatattagatatttctaattaaagaataaataaagaattgattttgtgataaattaatattttatatacattgaATCTAGacataattaattatgtaatattctaatATTGCTCAGATTTCAATATTCATTACCTAATTTGATTtcttgaattaattgtcaaaatattctgacaattaatgtggcgcagatactgatggagtatcttacctataaatatagggtctcggtccctgagctcctcactcattctatTCATAACAGCGatattccatctaaagagagttgagagagcgaggaagcccgattatcCATATCAAccagtttcctttgcagatcaaagcttgtgtgggtttgaagctcaaaaaTAAATGGATGGAGGTATTTTGATCCTATAGTTATATAGTGTATGTATTCATTTATTCCGCATGTTATATACACAACATATATTtcattttatacatataaatgtctaacaagaatatgtaattattttctgtttatagatttttaatgggcatatttatctttaatatttttaattaataaaagggGAATTACGCCATATACtattttcaaacttttttttcaaatttacggtttgggtttctaaaatgGTTGCAGCGATAGTTATAATAGGGGTTTCTGTAGgatttttttgttgcaatttaggttgcagcgctagttgcaataagggtttctttgtagaattccgtaaaaatgcaaaaaaaattattttgaagtgtaaaaataaaaaagccccttaataaaattaaaattaaaataatttaaagttaGAAAAGGAAAATGTATTCCCTATAAAAATGGGGGGAGAACCATTCCTTTCTAAAATTTAGTTAACAATTGTATGTGAATCAATATCATACTATTCATTTACATTCTTTTTAACTAAACATGCCAGTAAATGAATGATTACCTTATTATTGATTCTTATTActcattaataaatatgccaaTAGTGGAATGACCAAATTTCTTTAAATATAAAAGttgaagaaatttttttaataaggtatatattttaggGACAATATTAATATTGTCTAAAGAGAGTAAAATTGGTAATTATTGGCGgacatagaaattcaaatttgggAACTAGTTTTCGAGTGAGTTGGCAAAATAGgctttatgaaaaaaaaattcaggaaAATgacttttcaaatattttaattagcaAAATAGCATTCttttaaaattgatataataattaatataacaaatacaattaatattaatttttctttatcattaaaaaaaatagatttggttggACTCCCATATGAGTTtttatcttcatcttcatcttcatcttcatcttcaattGAGTTCTTTATTACCATATGAGTTTTTATCTTCATCTTCATGGCACTACTCAAGTATTTCTTCTTCATTGATATTCATGCACATTTGAcctaaaaaattcaagaaacccTTAAAGAAGAAGTGAAAATTCCATCCAACAATTGTAAAGGTTAGTAACTAACTTTACTCTCAAGTTTAATGATTGGGCATTTGTTATTTTACAgttatataacaatataaaatataaagcatgaatttaggttattctaaaaaaaatggtGTGAAAATAACTCCAGTTCGAGGTTGAAGATGACCTATGATATGCGACCTTGTGCGACCAATTTTGGTCGCATATGGTCGTTtagtgaaaacaaaaaaaaaatactatgcgACCATGCGCGACCATGTAGGTCGCACATAGTCGCTCAGTGTAACTAGAAAACTACACTATGCGACCATGTAGGTCGTACATGGTCGCTCGATGTAACTAGAAAATTATACTATGCGACCATGTAGGTCGTACATGGTCGTACATGGTCACACATGGTCTAACATGGTCGCTTTCTACTAATTTTTGGATTCCAACATGTATTTCTAAATGCATCTAAATGGCTTCAAAATAACTATAAGCTAAGTGATTTGATATTCTTACTTTACACTTGTTAATTTGAAACTTTAACTTTATGATAGGTATGGATCATATCTTTATATGCATGGACTATAATGGTGAGTAGAAGATTACCAATAATCGTATTTGGGAATGGTTTGGTACTAGTTGCAACAAGGGATTTGTGGTTGATCGTAGTATCAAGTTTCATCAACTAGTGAATAAAGTCTATGAAAAAATAGGTGTTGATCGAAATTTGTATGAAATTAAAATAACTCATAAGGTGGCAGGTGAAACATTCAACAAGATAGCACCAAGTAAGATTTCTGGTGATTCTGATGTGGAGGATCTATTGAAGGAGTTGTACAAAGTTAAAGAAGTGATTCCTTTATTTGTGTGCGTAAAAAGAATAATGATAAAGGAAAGACAAAGTTTGtcaatgatgatgatggtgatggtAATGAACTCACTGGTCATGATGTTAAATTTGattgtgatgatgatgattttgaTAATGGAAGCTGCAATAGCGTACCGTATTGAAGAGTTTAATAAACACCTCGACCAACTTCGCAAAACATATCCACGTGTCGCTAAGTATCTTGAGAATGATGTCAAGTTCAGAAAGTGGTTTAGAGCACATTTTGTTGGTAACCGATATGAAGTCATGACCACTAACATAGTTGAGTCAGTGAACAATATGATGCGAAAGGCCAGAGAGTATCCAATTATTACTATGATTGATTTTATCATTAGCACGATGGGATAATAGTTTTTTGAACGTCGGCAGGAAGCATGTGTAGTTACAACTCCATTAACACCAAAGAGGGAAGAAATATTACGCAAGAGATGGGATGAAGTCAGTTCATTGATAACTCTCCAGTTAAATGAGAATGAGTACAAtgtgttaggctaaaattagtctaagtttcgggtcatatttcagttagttttcactctttgtttctagttttagggctattttatgcttgattcttttgtttcaggtccccgggtgtttaaagaaagtatttacaagaattgaggacaagcggtgaaagaatcgagaagaaaaaccaaagattgtgtcgctgcctgttccagtcgtgactgggaacatgccagtcgcgacgggaactggcagagaaaTTTCAATAATTCGCtgcttaaccccgtcgcgacgggggctttgccagtcgcgacggggaccccagtgacgggatttttgggcagtttcgtaatttcacgaattttaaagatgagatttggtttaaatagagagagttcgtgaaaattaggaattattcagaattggagccctagaaacaaaggaggaggctagaagagcggcttgtggcgacccggatcgattgcttcaactagttctttctcttctctttaatttttctatgttattttctatttcaatgttaattatggatttatggatttgattatggatgttttgaactaaactcctatttagggagaatgatgaatgttgtttaagtttttcctagttaatgaataattgccattcctccatcttgattgtgaacactattcatatttgtgtttaatttccatgtgcaagattgatcaccttttacatgttttatgatctcaattcaaaatctgaaaagtgagaattgagaatgctaaaattggatagtctaggttttgatgtgaaacgaaagtatttacatagcctttgtgacatttagattattgcttaatgctaatttcatgttagtttaattaagagattaattagagagcatgagatttagaacctagaagatctgaaaagagctaggttaatttataatctgtcattcacttcaagagaaggatagcaattagacattaacattggtaacttaacagcaggattcgtctccctattctctcatcttgattaatattcacttgtttctttaagtttcttgaatttctttcttcctttttcaatcataaatacttttgatttgccaaatagaattataagtatagtttagtagtaattaatccaattccctgtggttcgacctcacttgcgtgagtatactacttgattgcgtgcacttgcgtagtaattaataattttcgcaacaagtttttggcgccgttgccggggaattgtttaaagattaatattacacaaaattatactaacttctactttggtttattTCTGTTGCTGAATTTCTAACCCGTCTCTTGCAAAGCTACTTTTATCTATTTCAGGTATCTTGAGTGCATGCGCCGCCAAGGGCAAGCAGTTGTATTACCCGTCGaccctgaaatcgagaaaacttgtaggagaaacaggAGGAACAAAAGGCAAGAGAGAGTTTCAGCACCTGCTGAAACACTAAAAATCATGGCTGACAACGCTAATGTTGTGAATAATGCTGCAAATAACGGCAATAATGGTGGcgccgtggaagatcaagctaatggccgtagcttgagagatgacattctccctactctgacgggagtgtagtcatgtatcaggccaccggcagtggatgcgaataactttgagatcaaacctgccatacttcaaatggtgcagtcttcagttcagtttggtggcctcccttctgaagatcctaatctgcatctctcgaacttcatggaactttgtgagacttttaaagtcaatggagttagtgatgatgccattcgtttgagactgtttccattctcactTAGAGAAAGAGCCAAGAGCTGGTTAATCTCCTTGCCACCAAATTCCATAGCAACATGGACAGACTTAGCAACTAAATTTCTGTCTAAGTTCTTTCCCCCAGCAAAGTCTGCTAAGCTGCGAGGAGAGATCAACAATTTTTGTCAACAAGAGAATGAGTCTCTCTatgagtcttgggagaggttcaaggacttaatcagaaagtgtcctcatcatggtattgagaagtggatgctggttcataatttctataacgggttggttggtaacactagaaccctgatagatgcagcagctggtggagcctttatgagaaagagtgctaatgaggcttatgatctattggaggagatggctctaaacaatcagcagtggccaactgaaaggagtcaaactaagaaTGTAGCTAGTGTGCTAGAGGTGGATGTCATTACAAAgctgacagctcaggttgaggccctAACAAAGCTGATCACAGTGCAAGCCAAACAAGCTCAAGtggtttgtgagatatgtggaggtccccatcacttttctgagtgtcaggcagatgtggatgatttgtcaatggatcaagcaaaagccattggaaactattcccaaaacaataaatatgggcacaaccaacaggggttctaccagcagagaaaccagccccaacaaaaccaacaacagctGCAACAACAAAGTTCTAGTGGAGGCTCCActatccaagctgatttattgctccaattcatgatagaaactagagcctctattaaaactctagaaactcaaatgaaacaattggctactcaagtggaaaaacaagctcaaggaaattcGCCTAGCACTAATGATGCAAAAGGAGaagagcaatgtaaagcaatttccttaAGGAGTGGAAAGAAATATGATGGGCTTGAGATGATACAACCAGTGGATGAAGAGATTAAAGATCAAACAACACCAACTCAAGCATCATCAGATAAGAAGATTACTGATAGTCCAGcaccaccacaacagtctccaccaatcagtattgatcgtcatgtgaaaataccctatcctcagagactccgaaagaccaatctagacaagcagttcacaaaatttctagaggtctttaaaagactacacatcaacattccttttgctgaagccttggaacaaatgccccgttatgtgaagttcatgaaggagatattgcctaagaagagaaaatttgaggactatgaaacagtggcattaactgaggagtgtagcgccattttgcaaaagaaactaccgcccaagcttaaagatctgggtagtttcaatattccatgctctatagggggttcggtggaaactaaagctctatgtgatctgggagcaagcattaatctaatgcccttgtctgtcttcaaacggctaggattgggaaaagcaaagcccacaacaATGACTTTACAACTAGcggatcgttctttgactcatcctcgtgggataattgaagatgtactggtgaaggttggtaagtttatcttccctgctgatttcctaattcttgatatggaggaagattcaactattcccattattttaggaagaccattcttagccacaggccgagcattaatagatgttcaaaagggagagttaaagttgagagtgcaagatgaagaggtcaattttaatgtttttgccccaaccgacattcctacctgttgcaagattgagatggtgaagggttcttgtgttaaagctgataagaagaaagcaaagcctaaagagcgacttcgaacgattcgacgtcattggaaaagattgatgtgtggtagttctgaaggtgagcttactcttgtgcgaaactctgaaatcaacacgattggtggtaaattttcttcatttagtacgagggttcttttggatgaaaagggtccgcccaaccccttctgatgggggttcaggtaagtccttctcaccttgagtataatagcacattggggacaatgtcatatttagtttggggggagagacttaaaatttttaaattctgcactttaatttctacattttaattatctgttttagttttttttttgttttagttaaggaatggcaataagcttgacgatagttgtatactgctgattagtgtgatgtgatctgaaattgtaaaataactgtgtgcttgattctgctaactctttggattagtttggatgcttagaaacctgtgtttatctgcaaatactcaatttgtgaaaattgttataattgttttacgatggtttgtggtaagattgacaggatagcttagaacttgcatgtttattcttttgagacgaaatccttgatagtgttcaattggaatatgacttaggcatttgttggatagtttgagcctttcaagcctaccgtaataatgtgtatccctagttaaccttttgagcctaaacccgttatgtttttcacccatcgatttgaaaaattgcaactacactattaatttttcttcaccatgttatccatgatatcataagctaaataattagtttgggggaggagaaatATTTAGTGTGAGAGAATAGTTAGAGGGAGAAGAACTTGTGAGattgagaaaagaaaaatgtGTAATCcaatatcactgaagaaaaaaaaaatgaaatatgaatgatggaaaaaaaaaaagaagaaagaaagaaaaaacacaataaaaagtaagaatgtgtttgaaaaaattcagtgatgttgggaaaaataatagagatatCTTCTCTCAGTCTTGGTAAATGCGGGAACAttatggggttttgaaaaagaaaagtaagaagcttgtgggttctgtttgtgtgcttatgatatcttgagccaaaaccGCCTTTTGTCTATTTCTGAATGTCTGAGCCATAATGCCTAAACCTTGAAGACCTAATGATTCTAAAGGATATTGTCAACATTAggggagaaaggtaagcatgcaagcttatgagttatcgggatgtggaactgttggaaagagtaaaacttttataccGATGTTTAACATATGAATAAATTTTGTGGTTATACATAGTGTTATGAATTGAGCAtctgagttaattgttagagttagtaggatcgaAATTCTAGTTTTTGCAAGGAAGAaagcagagcatgagtcagcagtgtagtgattatctgatagcgtagttagttttcttttaccttactcgggggcgagtaagaatctagtttgggggaatttgttaggctaaaattagtctaagtttcggtcATATTtcagttagttttcactctttgtttctagttttagggctattttacgcttgattcttttgtttcaggtccccgggtgtttaaagaaagtatttacaagaattgaggacaagcggtgaaagaatcgagaagaaaaactaaAGATTGTGTCCTTTGCTCGATCCGGCCGCAATCGGGAACATGCCGATCGCGACGGAACTGCGAGAAATTTCAATAATTCGCtgcttaaccccgtcgcgacgggggctttgccagtcgcgacggggaccccagtgacgggatttttgggcagtttcgtaatttcacgaattttaaagatgagatttgctttaaatagagagagttcgtgaaaattaggaattattcagaattggagCCCTAAAAACAAAGGAGGacgctagaagagcggcttgtggcgacccggatcgattgcttcaactagttctttctcttctctttaatttttctatgttattttctgtttcaatgttaattatggatttgattatggatgttttgaactaaactcctatttagggagaatgatgaatgttgtttaagtttttcctagttaatgaataattgtcattcctccatcttgattgtgaacactattcatatttgtgtttaatttccatgtgcaagattgatcaccttttacatgttttatgatctcaattcaaaatctgaaaagtgagaattgagaatgctaaaattggatagtctaggttttgatgtgaaacgaaagtatttacatagcctttgtgacatttagattattgcttaatgttgatttcatgttagtttaattaagagattaattagagagcatgagatttagaacctagaagatctgaaaagagctaggttaatttataatctgtcattcacttcaagagaaggatagcaattagacattaacattggtataacttaacaacaggattcgtctccctattctctcatcttgattaatattcacttgtttctttaagtttcttgaatttctttcttcctttttcaatcataaatacttttgatttgccaaatagaattataagtatagtttagtagtaattaatccaattccctgtggttcgacctcacttacgtgagtatactacttgattgcgtgcacttgcgtagtaattaataattttcgcaacacaATGTGATGTGTGGAAAACTCGATGCAAtagtaaatttaaggtcaaagAGTTGCACGTGCAAAGTTTTTCATATTGAGAAACTTCCATGTATCCATGCAATAGCAGCAGCAGGAAAGGCACAACCCCAAAATACTGGGGAACTCTTATATTCTATGTGTTCACAGTACTACACATCAGAATATTGGTTGTTAGCATATGCTGAAACTATTTATCCTGTACCTCCAAACTCACAATGGACTGACATTCCTGAAGATATTCTTGCAATACAAGTGATAGCACCTCCTGAAGACAAGACTATAGGAAGACCAAGAACCAATCGCATAGCTTCCAAAGGTGAATTTCTTAAGAAACAATATAATTGTGGAGCATGTGGATAGTTAGGACATAATTCGCAAACATGTCCACAAGTGCCATCAGATGGTAGAAGCACAACTCATGTGTGATTTATTATTATGTAGTTctctaaattatatatttaatatttcttGTGTTTGATATATGCAAACTTTTATTTATATCTATTTGTAAAATTTATGCTAATTAAAGTACTTATTACGGATCTTGTGCGACTCTGTGCGACCATGTGCGACTAAGTATATTTCAAAGTATATCCTAATATGTGTTTATGCGACCCTGTGTGACTATGTGCGACCATAGTATATTTACAACTGTATTCTGATATTGGTCTGTGCGATCATGTGCGACCATAGTATATTTAAAACTTTATTCTGATATTGGTCTATGCGACCATGTGCGACTATATGCGATCATagtatatttcaaaatatatcataatattGGTCTATGCGACCCTGTGCGACCATGTGCGACTATGTGCGATCATagtatatttcaaaatatatcctAATATTGGTCTATGCGACCCTATGCGACCATGTGCGACTATGTACCACCAtagtatattttaaaatatatcccAATATTGATCTATGCGACTATGTGCCACCTTAgtatatttcaatataatcatttaatacattatatatatgacaataaattatttaactaTATTTTCTAAGTTATTTCATTAagtatgtatgtgtataatcatttagtataatttataaattataattaaagtatattatataATTGTATAAGTCTATGtgattatttaattacattatatatatatgagattcaatatataaattaaattattttgtaaaatatgtatgtataacAATTTAAGTTTGTTCATCGCCGTTAATAGCAAAGTTATGTTTTTATCGAAGAACATAAAAGACCATGATGGTCGCATAGTATAAATTCAAGGTCGTTTATGGTCGTTCAGAGCAAATTCAAGTTCTTTAAAGTTTGTTGAAGAACATAAAAGACCATAATGGTCGCATAGTGTAAATTCAAGGTCGTTTATGGTCGTTCAGAGCAAATTTAAGTTCTTTAAAGTTTGTTGAAGAACATAAAAGACCATAATGGTCGCATAGTGTAAATTCAAGGTCGTTTATGGTTGTTCAGAGCAAATTCAAGTTCTTTAAAGTTtattgaagaacataaaagaCCATGATGGTCGCATAGTATAAATTCAAGGTCGTTTATGGTCGTTCAGAGTAAATTCAAGTTCTTTAAAGTTTGTTGAAGAACATAAAAGACCATGATGGTCGCATAGTATAAATTCAAGATCGTTTATGGTCGTTCAGAGTAAATTCAAGTTCTTTAAAGTTTGTTGAAGAACATAAAAGACCATGATGGTTGCATAGTATAAATTCAAGGTCGTTTGCGGTCGTTCAGAGTAAATTCAAGTTTATccacaaaattacaaaattcgGAATTATGAACAAGGACATGGTTAATTAAGGATCTGCACTACCCACATATAATTGAATTGCATATGCCTTCCTGAATGTATCTATGTTGTCGTCGTTGAGCAACATTGTAGCTAACTCGTTGCACTTACCAGCAATGTGCATTTTCATTGTCTTAAGCATGAATATACCACAATCTCCGCTATAAAGACAAAGTTAACTGCGTTAGCATTAATATTAACAGTTTGGATTTAAAGGCAcacatattaaataaaacttacGTTCTCTTGTTCAGAGGAACAGTATTTGCAGGAGCTACTTTTATACTCATGAGATCACTACACTGATGATGGAGGCTCCCAATATGGCAActgtttttatgtaaaaaaggAAAATATGCTGCAAGTGGCTCCACAAATTTTTTCATTGCCTCTATGGAGATCAAGTGATCTGGAATCGAGTCATAAATCAATATTGTCCAACTATGTCTGTCAACTACCACTAACATCCAGTGTGCATCATCATTCCAAGGCACATAGAAGTAATTGACATCCGACCAAATTCTTCCTCTAATTGGTCTGGTACCTTTGACAAACATCATTAGCTCTTCATTGATTTTCCAACCAAGCCATCAAGGAATATGATTTCTCGGGACTCTTTGTCCTACCATTTCATCCAACTTTGGCATTGCTTCGCAAATCCAtatctataaaataaaaattcatatcaaaattatatctcaaaatacaataaaaaatatctaaaaaataaataaactaaattataaTCATAATCATATTTCTTACCAGAAATATCCAAGGACAACTAAAGAGGTTCCACTTAATATCCTTCTCACTTGGATTATTCTTCATATCTTTTTTAGTGATTTGCTCTATTATTTTCTCATATGCCAACTTTCCCCAACAATAATTGTCAAATATTGGTAGATTGTCCACTAGTTGTAGCCATTTAAGATCTATTACCGAAGAAGGACTTGGCATTATTAGAAATACACTGAGCAAATAGATAAAGCACAACTTCACTCTGTGTCTAGTCTTTACTTATCTAGATATGCTATCTAGAGCATTGGCAACATCTGTTATTTTAATAGACATCATgttcttgaagtattttt
This region of Cannabis sativa cultivar Pink pepper isolate KNU-18-1 chromosome 7, ASM2916894v1, whole genome shotgun sequence genomic DNA includes:
- the LOC115696511 gene encoding uncharacterized protein LOC115696511; this encodes MCGKLDAIVNLRSKSCTCKVFHIEKLPCIHAIAAAGKAQPQNTGELLYSMCSQYYTSEYWLLAYAETIYPVPPNSQWTDIPEDILAIQVIAPPEDKTIGRPRTNRIASKGEFLKKQYNCGACG